From Sediminibacterium sp. TEGAF015, a single genomic window includes:
- the nusB gene encoding transcription antitermination factor NusB gives MISRRNIRVKVMQLLYMMEAADANNSFKNPVQTLEKQMDKSRALFVYLVYFIAEVARYAETSAQKRASKNLPSKADLNVNIKIAGNDFIWNLLENKGYQTCLEQDHPEKMVDKSLVAQVFQKLTDHPVYATYITEESREKSKEREIIKIIFSELMLPNEDFISHIEEYFNNWDDDAEMMEQLVLTFIQKPKSIKFNEIMSPDKWEFARTLLTTAIGKKEYCTELIKPKLKNWDAERIAQLDMVLMRMGLCELLYFETIPTKVTINEYIDLAKEYSTPQSGQFVNGILDNIHKELVADGKIQKISFK, from the coding sequence ATGATCAGCAGAAGAAATATCCGCGTTAAAGTGATGCAATTGCTCTACATGATGGAAGCCGCGGATGCCAATAATTCGTTTAAAAATCCTGTACAGACATTAGAAAAGCAAATGGATAAAAGCCGAGCGCTGTTTGTCTACCTTGTCTATTTTATTGCAGAAGTGGCCAGATATGCCGAAACGAGTGCCCAAAAAAGAGCTTCTAAGAATTTACCAAGCAAAGCAGACCTGAACGTTAATATCAAGATTGCAGGGAACGATTTCATCTGGAATTTACTTGAAAACAAAGGTTATCAAACTTGCCTTGAACAGGATCACCCCGAAAAAATGGTAGATAAAAGCCTGGTTGCACAAGTTTTCCAGAAACTAACCGATCATCCGGTTTATGCAACCTATATCACAGAAGAAAGCAGGGAAAAATCAAAAGAAAGAGAAATCATCAAAATCATTTTCAGTGAATTAATGTTGCCTAATGAAGATTTCATTTCTCACATTGAAGAGTATTTTAATAATTGGGATGATGACGCAGAAATGATGGAACAATTGGTTTTGACCTTTATTCAGAAGCCTAAATCTATCAAGTTCAATGAAATCATGAGCCCGGACAAATGGGAATTTGCAAGAACCTTATTAACCACCGCTATTGGTAAAAAAGAATATTGTACTGAGCTCATTAAACCAAAACTGAAAAACTGGGATGCAGAAAGAATTGCCCAGTTAGACATGGTATTGATGCGTATGGGATTATGCGAGTTATTGTATTTTGAAACCATACCCACTAAAGTTACCATCAACGAATATATAGATCTGGCAAAGGAATACAGTACACCACAAAGCGGACAGTTCGTAAATGGAATTTTAGATAATATTCACAAAGAATTAGTAGCCGACGGTAAAATCCAGAAAATTAGTTTCAAGTAA
- a CDS encoding co-chaperone GroES, whose translation MAKKINVTPLHDRVLVKPAAAEEKTAGGIIIPDTAKEKPQRGVIVAAGKGKADEPMTVKVGDTVLYGKYAGTEVQIEGQDLLIMRESDLLAIL comes from the coding sequence ATGGCTAAGAAAATCAACGTTACTCCTCTGCATGACAGAGTTCTTGTAAAGCCTGCTGCTGCTGAAGAGAAAACAGCTGGTGGAATCATTATCCCTGATACTGCAAAAGAGAAGCCACAACGTGGTGTAATTGTTGCTGCCGGAAAAGGTAAAGCAGATGAGCCTATGACCGTAAAAGTAGGTGATACTGTATTGTATGGTAAATACGCGGGTACAGAAGTTCAAATTGAAGGACAGGATTTATTGATCATGAGAGAAAGTGATCTTTTGGCTATTCTTTAA
- the groL gene encoding chaperonin GroEL (60 kDa chaperone family; promotes refolding of misfolded polypeptides especially under stressful conditions; forms two stacked rings of heptamers to form a barrel-shaped 14mer; ends can be capped by GroES; misfolded proteins enter the barrel where they are refolded when GroES binds) gives MAKQIYFDIEARNKMKKGVDTLANAVKVTLGPKGRNVVIEKKFGAPSVTKDGVSVAKEIELEDAIENMGAQMVKEVASKTADIAGDGTTTATVLAQAIISEGLKNVAAGANPMDLKRGIDKAVAKVVDSLRAQSQTVGNDTKKIEQVATISANSDNEIGKLIATAMAKVGKEGVITVEEAKGTDTTVDVVEGMQFDRGYISPYFVTNSEKMEAEMQNPYILIYDKKISAMKDILHILEKVAQTGRPLVIIAEDLEGEALATLVVNKLRGTIKVAAVKAPGFGDRRKEMLTDIATLTAGTVISEEQGFKLENADLTYLGQAASITIDKDNTIVVGGKGKKADIAARVNQIKAQIENTTSDYDREKLQERLAKLSGGVAVLYVGAATEVEMKEKKDRVDDALHATRAAVEEGIVPGGGVAYIRAVESLEKLKGANEDEATGIQIVKRAIEEPLRQIVVNSGIEGSIVVQKIKEGKADFGFNARTEVYENLFKAGVIDPTKVSRVALENAASIAAMLLTTECVIADKPKPEAPHAHGGAPDMGGMGY, from the coding sequence ATGGCTAAGCAAATTTATTTTGACATTGAGGCTAGAAATAAAATGAAAAAAGGCGTTGACACTTTAGCCAACGCTGTAAAAGTTACCTTAGGACCAAAAGGTCGTAACGTAGTTATTGAGAAAAAATTCGGTGCACCTTCTGTTACAAAAGATGGTGTTTCTGTTGCTAAAGAAATTGAATTAGAAGACGCTATTGAGAACATGGGCGCTCAAATGGTTAAAGAAGTAGCTTCTAAGACTGCAGATATTGCAGGTGATGGTACTACAACTGCAACTGTATTGGCTCAGGCCATCATCAGCGAAGGATTAAAGAACGTTGCTGCTGGTGCAAATCCAATGGATTTAAAGCGCGGTATTGATAAAGCTGTTGCTAAAGTGGTTGATAGCCTGAGAGCACAATCTCAGACTGTTGGCAACGATACCAAGAAAATTGAGCAGGTAGCTACTATTTCAGCAAACAGTGATAATGAAATTGGTAAGTTGATTGCTACTGCAATGGCTAAAGTGGGTAAAGAAGGTGTTATTACTGTTGAAGAAGCAAAAGGTACGGATACTACTGTTGATGTTGTAGAAGGTATGCAGTTTGATCGTGGTTACATCTCACCTTACTTTGTGACGAACAGCGAGAAAATGGAAGCTGAAATGCAGAATCCATATATCTTGATTTACGATAAGAAAATCAGTGCAATGAAGGATATCCTTCATATTCTGGAGAAAGTAGCACAAACAGGTCGTCCATTGGTGATTATTGCAGAAGATCTGGAAGGTGAAGCATTGGCAACATTGGTGGTGAATAAATTACGTGGTACCATTAAAGTGGCAGCTGTTAAAGCTCCTGGTTTTGGTGACCGCAGAAAAGAAATGTTAACTGATATAGCTACATTGACTGCAGGTACTGTGATCAGTGAAGAACAAGGCTTCAAATTAGAGAACGCAGACTTAACTTATTTAGGTCAGGCTGCATCTATTACTATTGACAAAGACAACACCATTGTTGTTGGTGGTAAGGGTAAGAAAGCTGATATTGCTGCCAGAGTAAATCAAATTAAGGCTCAGATTGAAAATACAACTTCTGATTACGATCGCGAAAAATTACAGGAGCGTTTAGCTAAATTAAGCGGTGGTGTTGCTGTATTATACGTAGGTGCTGCAACTGAAGTTGAAATGAAAGAAAAGAAAGATCGTGTAGACGATGCTTTACATGCAACCAGAGCAGCTGTTGAAGAAGGTATTGTACCTGGAGGTGGTGTTGCTTATATCAGAGCAGTAGAAAGCCTTGAAAAATTAAAAGGTGCTAACGAAGATGAAGCAACTGGTATCCAAATCGTTAAAAGAGCAATTGAAGAGCCATTGCGTCAGATTGTAGTAAACAGTGGTATTGAAGGTTCTATTGTAGTACAGAAGATCAAGGAAGGTAAAGCCGACTTTGGATTCAATGCTCGTACTGAAGTATACGAGAACCTATTCAAAGCAGGCGTAATTGATCCTACCAAGGTATCTCGTGTTGCATTGGAAAATGCTGCATCAATTGCTGCGATGTTATTAACTACAGAATGTGTAATTGCTGATAAGCCAAAGCCTGAAGCTCCTCATGCGCACGGTGGTGCTCCTGATATGGGCGGAATGGGTTATTAA
- a CDS encoding lysoplasmalogenase, whose amino-acid sequence MNFRKIAAPYYLFILLLHCIFLGLEWTMASKFTKPLLMPLLLVYLFSAIKSTLNQQTLTLTPKTDPDGNPLSTRPINTSILILAFTASWAGDLFLMFEGQGLFIAGMVSFMIAHVSYCYLFNQIQPFRKKNALYPILLGAFVFHLGTDVMNIILHNLGDLMVPVYLYMFVITTMAVFAFMTMAVKDTEYWGKYFFAPGAAFFVISDMLLAMNIFAFKEYFIGIWVMATYGLAQYLIAKGFYSYILRK is encoded by the coding sequence ATGAATTTTCGGAAAATTGCTGCCCCGTATTATCTGTTTATACTACTGTTACATTGTATTTTTTTAGGATTGGAATGGACAATGGCCTCCAAATTCACAAAGCCTTTACTCATGCCGCTGCTGCTAGTGTATTTATTCAGCGCTATAAAATCCACACTTAATCAGCAGACACTGACACTGACACCGAAAACTGATCCTGATGGTAATCCGCTATCTACCAGGCCTATTAATACATCTATTCTTATTCTAGCATTTACTGCCTCCTGGGCTGGCGATTTGTTTCTGATGTTTGAAGGTCAGGGACTTTTTATAGCAGGGATGGTTTCCTTTATGATAGCCCATGTCAGTTATTGTTATTTATTTAACCAGATTCAACCTTTCAGAAAAAAAAATGCATTGTATCCTATTTTACTGGGTGCTTTTGTATTTCATCTTGGAACCGATGTAATGAATATTATCCTTCACAACTTGGGTGATTTAATGGTTCCCGTTTACTTATACATGTTTGTAATTACAACTATGGCTGTATTTGCCTTTATGACCATGGCTGTGAAAGATACCGAATACTGGGGCAAATATTTTTTTGCACCCGGGGCCGCATTTTTTGTAATCTCTGACATGTTGCTGGCAATGAATATTTTTGCATTTAAAGAATACTTTATAGGAATATGGGTAATGGCCACCTATGGTTTAGCTCAATATTTAATTGCCAAGGGATTCTATAGCTATATACTGAGAAAGTAA
- a CDS encoding FKBP-type peptidyl-prolyl cis-trans isomerase, translated as MSMRIKLIVLGFLATLAISCGKTEDSGCTPVPVANEKAAMVKFCTDNNINYTEHASGLLYQIMSPGTGAALDANSTVAAIYTGKFLNGVTFEANATPATFGLNQVIEGWRIGIPLINRGGRIRLIIPSALAYSCVGRGSIPPNTPLYFEVTVN; from the coding sequence ATGAGCATGAGAATTAAATTGATTGTATTGGGATTTTTGGCCACGTTGGCTATTTCATGTGGTAAAACAGAAGATTCTGGTTGCACACCGGTTCCTGTTGCCAATGAAAAAGCCGCAATGGTTAAGTTTTGTACAGATAACAATATTAACTATACCGAACACGCTAGCGGGTTATTGTATCAAATCATGAGTCCAGGAACAGGGGCTGCATTGGATGCCAATTCAACTGTAGCAGCCATTTATACAGGTAAATTCCTGAACGGGGTAACTTTTGAGGCCAATGCAACACCAGCCACATTTGGTCTGAACCAGGTAATCGAGGGCTGGAGAATCGGTATTCCTTTAATCAACCGAGGAGGCAGAATCCGTCTAATTATACCTTCAGCTTTAGCTTATTCCTGTGTTGGCAGAGGGTCAATTCCCCCCAATACCCCGCTTTACTTTGAGGTTACTGTGAATTAA
- the secDF gene encoding protein translocase subunit SecDF, with translation MQLKGLVRFFAIALTLICLYQLSFTWFVNNHEAEMEKKATEWVKKFPTPEQAYPGNKELQAAYADSLDELKKTRLFRLLDSTKDTKLAFGLTTYRSAKEKELMLGLDLQGGMSVTMEVGLDGLIKSLSNYTKDANFNKALDAAVARKANSGADLITLFLEEYKKVSPDGKLAPLFSAKSANAIKIEDSNVKVENYLRKQAEAAFNNTYRILRTRIDRFGVSSNNINPDPAKGRINIELAGVNDKDRVRNYLQSTANLQFFEVYTWENKDVQAGIVAADKAVQDYLNGTTITAPKADTVAAATVKADTAKTATISSMAGKSAAKVDSATLKANENPILRLMQMTQPYQAENGRPVFPAALGYIQSKDTGTLNDYLALESVKTKFPSNLVFMYGKAELDDPKAKDILMIYAIKTLDNGQAELEGDRIASASQDYDERGRIAIKMNMDKVGSNIWAKMTTRNVGKPIAIVLDNFVYSAPNVNDPITTGNSQISGNYTIKEAQDLSEILESGKLPAPAKIVQSQTVGPTLGSESIKGGALSFAISFLVIFALMLLYFNTGGWVANIALILNLLFTIGVLSALGFTLTAPGIAGLVLTIGMAVDTNVIIFERIKEELTKGKNYSAAVNEGYKRSLAPVLDGHITTLLTAIILAYFGLGPVLGFATTQIIGILLSLFCGILVSRLISDWYTNKNRHFEYFTNISKKIFNHANFKFIEYRKYAYMLSAVIFVFGIGSFFHGFDEGVEFAGGRSYTIKFEKAIDPEQIREDLKTVFGEAPIIKTVDAKNQVNITTSFKIKETGNNVDAEVERTLYQGLQKYLPAGTSFETFETSYKQSSQTVLPTISDDLKAGATKATLFAVIVICLYIFIRFRDWRYSLGSIVALMHDVFVTLIVFSFFKDFVPFPLEIDQHFIAAILTVIGFSMNDTVIVYDRIREDSGMMKGAPNAAVINRAINETLSRTIMTSVTVFLTILILFIFGGEVTRGFAFAMLIGVATGTYSSIFVAAPFLVDFGAGRALGSKEKAK, from the coding sequence ATGCAACTTAAAGGTTTAGTGCGTTTTTTTGCAATTGCACTTACGCTAATTTGTCTTTACCAATTATCGTTCACATGGTTTGTAAATAACCATGAGGCTGAAATGGAAAAGAAAGCCACAGAATGGGTAAAAAAGTTCCCTACTCCGGAACAGGCATACCCAGGCAACAAAGAATTACAGGCAGCTTATGCTGACTCTTTGGATGAATTGAAAAAAACAAGATTGTTCCGTTTACTGGACAGTACCAAAGACACAAAACTTGCTTTTGGGTTAACTACTTATCGTAGTGCCAAAGAAAAAGAATTAATGCTTGGACTGGATCTTCAGGGTGGTATGAGTGTTACCATGGAAGTTGGTCTAGACGGATTAATCAAGTCATTGAGCAACTATACAAAAGATGCCAACTTCAATAAAGCCCTTGATGCAGCTGTTGCAAGAAAAGCCAATAGCGGCGCAGACTTGATTACCTTGTTTTTAGAAGAGTATAAGAAAGTTAGTCCTGATGGAAAATTGGCTCCATTATTCTCTGCTAAGAGTGCCAATGCAATCAAGATTGAAGACTCTAACGTTAAAGTTGAAAACTACCTTCGCAAGCAAGCGGAAGCTGCTTTCAATAATACCTATAGAATCTTAAGAACAAGAATTGACCGATTCGGCGTTTCATCCAACAACATCAATCCTGATCCTGCCAAAGGAAGAATCAATATTGAATTAGCTGGTGTAAATGATAAGGATCGTGTAAGAAACTACTTACAGTCTACTGCTAACCTTCAATTCTTTGAAGTGTACACATGGGAGAACAAAGATGTTCAGGCGGGGATTGTTGCTGCTGATAAAGCAGTTCAAGATTATTTGAACGGGACCACGATTACAGCTCCAAAAGCAGATACTGTAGCAGCCGCTACTGTTAAAGCTGATACAGCAAAAACAGCTACCATTTCATCAATGGCTGGTAAATCTGCTGCTAAAGTTGATTCAGCTACACTTAAAGCAAATGAAAATCCAATATTGCGTTTGATGCAGATGACTCAGCCTTATCAAGCAGAAAACGGTCGTCCTGTGTTCCCTGCAGCATTGGGTTATATACAGTCTAAAGACACTGGTACCTTGAATGATTATCTTGCTTTGGAATCAGTAAAAACAAAATTCCCTTCCAATCTTGTTTTCATGTATGGTAAGGCAGAATTGGATGATCCTAAGGCCAAGGATATCTTAATGATCTATGCTATTAAGACTCTTGATAATGGTCAGGCAGAACTGGAAGGTGACAGAATTGCCAGCGCTTCTCAGGATTATGATGAGCGAGGAAGAATTGCTATTAAAATGAATATGGACAAAGTAGGTTCCAATATCTGGGCGAAAATGACAACCAGAAATGTGGGTAAGCCTATTGCTATTGTTTTAGATAATTTCGTTTACTCTGCTCCAAATGTAAATGACCCTATTACCACAGGTAATTCTCAAATCAGTGGAAATTATACCATTAAAGAAGCACAGGATTTATCTGAAATTCTGGAGAGCGGGAAATTGCCAGCTCCGGCCAAGATTGTACAGAGCCAAACAGTTGGACCAACTTTGGGTAGCGAGTCTATTAAAGGTGGTGCCCTTTCTTTTGCAATCTCCTTCCTTGTGATTTTTGCGCTGATGTTATTATACTTTAACACAGGTGGATGGGTTGCTAATATTGCTTTAATTCTAAATCTATTATTTACGATTGGTGTATTGAGCGCATTAGGTTTCACTTTAACTGCACCCGGTATTGCCGGTTTGGTACTAACCATTGGTATGGCCGTTGATACCAACGTAATTATCTTTGAACGTATTAAAGAAGAGTTAACAAAAGGGAAGAATTATTCTGCAGCGGTAAATGAAGGGTACAAACGTTCATTGGCACCTGTATTGGATGGCCATATCACTACCCTACTAACAGCTATTATTCTTGCGTATTTTGGATTAGGACCTGTTCTAGGTTTTGCTACTACGCAAATCATTGGTATTCTACTTTCTTTATTCTGTGGAATACTAGTTTCAAGATTGATTTCTGATTGGTATACCAATAAGAACAGACACTTTGAATATTTTACCAATATTTCTAAGAAAATCTTTAATCACGCCAATTTCAAATTCATTGAATACAGAAAGTATGCGTACATGCTTTCTGCTGTGATATTTGTATTCGGAATCGGATCATTCTTCCATGGATTTGATGAAGGGGTTGAATTTGCAGGAGGTAGAAGTTATACTATAAAATTTGAAAAAGCGATTGATCCTGAACAAATCAGAGAAGATTTAAAAACTGTTTTTGGGGAAGCTCCAATCATTAAGACGGTTGATGCTAAGAATCAAGTAAATATTACGACTTCTTTCAAAATCAAAGAAACTGGCAACAATGTGGATGCAGAAGTAGAACGTACTTTATACCAAGGGTTACAAAAGTACTTGCCTGCAGGAACAAGTTTTGAAACATTTGAAACTTCCTATAAGCAAAGTTCTCAAACAGTATTGCCAACTATTTCAGATGACTTGAAAGCGGGTGCAACCAAAGCAACATTATTTGCTGTGATAGTTATTTGTTTATACATATTTATTCGTTTCCGCGACTGGAGATACTCTCTGGGTTCAATTGTTGCACTAATGCACGACGTATTTGTAACCTTGATTGTATTTAGCTTCTTCAAAGATTTTGTTCCATTCCCATTAGAAATTGACCAGCATTTTATTGCAGCAATTCTAACGGTTATTGGTTTCTCTATGAACGATACGGTAATTGTTTACGACAGAATCAGAGAAGACTCTGGGATGATGAAAGGCGCACCAAATGCAGCTGTAATCAACAGAGCAATTAACGAGACCTTGAGCAGAACCATTATGACATCTGTAACTGTATTCTTAACCATCCTGATTCTATTCATCTTTGGTGGTGAAGTTACCAGAGGTTTTGCTTTTGCAATGTTGATTGGTGTTGCAACTGGAACTTATTCTTCCATCTTTGTTGCTGCTCCTTTCTTAGTAGATTTTGGAGCGGGCAGAGCTCTTGGTTCAAAAGAAAAAGCCAAATAG
- a CDS encoding HesB/IscA family protein — protein sequence METTMNTAIPVTLTAGAIAEIKRLMNEPGFDHTQFLRVGVKGGGCSGMTYVLGFDQKEKEDDQFEIEGIPCIMNKSHGLYLYGMEVDWQGGLNSRGFTFSNPNASKTCGCGTSFAV from the coding sequence ATGGAAACAACTATGAATACGGCAATTCCAGTGACCCTGACAGCCGGGGCTATCGCAGAAATTAAGAGATTGATGAATGAACCAGGGTTTGATCATACTCAATTTTTACGAGTAGGAGTGAAGGGAGGTGGATGCAGTGGCATGACCTACGTTTTAGGATTTGATCAAAAAGAAAAAGAAGATGATCAATTTGAAATTGAAGGTATTCCCTGCATTATGAACAAAAGCCATGGCTTGTATTTGTACGGTATGGAAGTAGACTGGCAAGGTGGATTAAACAGCAGAGGTTTTACTTTTAGTAATCCCAATGCCAGCAAAACCTGTGGATGCGGAACTTCTTTTGCTGTTTAA
- a CDS encoding DUF7935 family protein produces MDNSMMITVLLACSVAAMAGYLIYLQRRLVIYEKQQSTRNNSLPLQAYERLILLTDRIALPNLISRNPADAISARALCALYTKTIREEFDFNVTQQMYIQPASWKAIKNLKEKNLQIINQLTHQLPEQASGLDLQKAILQYLLANPSADLHELVAEALSFEAKQVL; encoded by the coding sequence ATGGATAATTCCATGATGATTACCGTGTTATTGGCTTGTTCTGTAGCAGCAATGGCTGGTTACCTGATTTATTTGCAAAGAAGGCTGGTAATATATGAAAAACAGCAATCTACAAGAAATAATAGCCTTCCCCTGCAGGCGTATGAAAGGTTGATATTGTTAACGGATAGAATAGCCCTTCCCAATCTGATAAGCAGAAATCCTGCAGATGCCATTTCTGCAAGAGCGTTGTGTGCACTTTATACCAAAACGATCAGAGAGGAATTTGATTTTAATGTTACCCAGCAAATGTATATTCAACCTGCTTCTTGGAAAGCCATTAAAAACCTAAAAGAGAAAAATCTTCAGATTATTAATCAGCTAACACATCAATTGCCTGAGCAGGCTTCTGGTCTTGATCTGCAGAAAGCCATTTTGCAGTATTTGCTGGCCAATCCTTCTGCAGACCTGCATGAACTGGTTGCAGAAGCATTAAGTTTTGAAGCGAAACAAGTATTATAA
- a CDS encoding acyl-CoA mutase large subunit family protein: MPENKKTDSGISIKTCYSAEDIQLLSGLNNQPGQFPYTRGVQPDMYRGKLWTMRQYAGFSTAEESNKRYHYLLSQGVMGLSVAFDLPTQIGYDSDHPLAEGEVGKVGVAIDSLADMELLFKGIELEKVSTSMTINATGFILLAMYVALAKKQGADLTKVAGTIQNDILKEYAARGTYIYPPKPSMRIITDIFEWCSNSVPKWNTISISGYHIREAGSTAVQEIAFTLSNGKAYVQAALAKGLDINVFGKRLSFFFNAHNNLFEEVAKFRAARRMWATIMKDLGATDEKAMMLRFHTQTGGATLTAQQPLNNISRVTIQTLAAVLGGTQSLHTNGYDEALSLPTEEAARIALRTQQIVAFESGAPDTVDPLAGSYFVESLTNEVEQKAWELMNKIDAMGGSVSAIEEGFMQDEIARSAFEYQRSIENGEKIIVGVNKFTVDVENPVPGFKIDDSIRQLQSARLTELKTNRDAVRVKLCLQQIKEAAEGTQNIMPFVLEAVEAYCTLGEIADVLRQVYGEHR; this comes from the coding sequence ATGCCAGAGAATAAGAAAACTGATAGCGGTATTAGTATAAAAACCTGCTATTCTGCCGAAGATATCCAGTTACTTTCAGGATTAAATAATCAACCTGGTCAATTTCCCTACACCCGGGGTGTTCAGCCTGATATGTATAGGGGAAAACTTTGGACAATGCGTCAATATGCTGGTTTCTCTACAGCAGAAGAAAGCAACAAGCGTTATCATTATTTGTTAAGTCAAGGTGTAATGGGATTAAGTGTGGCTTTTGATTTGCCCACCCAAATTGGATACGACAGCGATCACCCACTGGCCGAAGGTGAAGTAGGAAAAGTAGGCGTTGCCATTGATAGTCTTGCCGATATGGAATTATTATTTAAAGGCATTGAACTAGAGAAGGTAAGTACTTCCATGACTATAAATGCTACAGGATTTATCCTCTTGGCAATGTATGTTGCGCTGGCTAAAAAGCAAGGTGCAGATTTAACTAAAGTGGCTGGCACTATTCAGAATGATATATTAAAAGAATATGCTGCAAGAGGTACTTATATCTATCCTCCAAAACCTTCAATGCGCATCATCACCGATATTTTTGAATGGTGTAGTAATTCAGTGCCAAAATGGAATACGATTTCAATTTCAGGTTACCATATTCGGGAAGCAGGAAGCACTGCAGTACAGGAAATTGCATTTACATTAAGCAATGGTAAAGCCTATGTACAGGCGGCTCTTGCCAAAGGTCTGGATATAAATGTTTTTGGAAAACGTTTGTCTTTCTTTTTTAATGCACACAATAATCTTTTTGAAGAAGTGGCAAAATTCAGGGCTGCAAGAAGAATGTGGGCAACAATCATGAAAGATCTTGGGGCAACGGATGAAAAAGCTATGATGCTTCGCTTTCATACTCAAACAGGTGGCGCTACTTTAACTGCACAGCAGCCACTGAATAATATTAGTAGAGTAACCATCCAAACTCTCGCTGCTGTTTTGGGAGGAACACAAAGTTTACATACCAATGGATATGACGAAGCTTTGAGCTTGCCAACTGAAGAAGCCGCCAGAATTGCATTAAGAACACAGCAAATTGTAGCTTTTGAAAGTGGGGCCCCCGATACGGTGGATCCTTTGGCAGGAAGCTATTTTGTAGAGTCACTTACCAATGAAGTGGAACAGAAAGCTTGGGAGCTGATGAATAAAATTGATGCAATGGGTGGCAGTGTAAGTGCAATTGAAGAGGGATTCATGCAGGATGAAATTGCGAGAAGTGCTTTTGAATACCAGCGAAGTATTGAAAATGGTGAAAAAATCATTGTTGGTGTAAATAAGTTTACAGTAGATGTGGAGAATCCTGTACCCGGTTTTAAGATTGACGACTCTATTCGTCAGTTACAATCCGCCAGACTTACAGAATTAAAAACAAATAGAGACGCTGTACGTGTAAAACTTTGTTTACAACAAATTAAAGAAGCGGCAGAAGGAACTCAGAATATTATGCCATTTGTTTTAGAGGCAGTTGAAGCCTATTGTACACTTGGCGAAATAGCAGATGTACTTCGCCAAGTGTATGGTGAACACAGATAA
- a CDS encoding YqaE/Pmp3 family membrane protein, with product MKKILLSALCLASISFTAVHASSIGISSEINSRNHKSTSNIQSNWDDAVVTDAMSNFKSLSRVERKARVKEVKKYLKEYKENAANATGSNDKVLLAILAILLPPLSVYLHEGTTNNTFWISVVLTLLFWIPGVIFALITVL from the coding sequence ATGAAAAAAATCCTGCTAAGTGCCTTATGTTTAGCCTCCATTTCTTTTACTGCAGTTCATGCTTCCAGTATAGGAATCAGTAGTGAAATAAATAGTAGAAACCATAAAAGTACTTCCAATATTCAATCCAACTGGGATGATGCCGTAGTAACAGATGCTATGTCTAATTTTAAAAGTTTATCAAGAGTTGAAAGAAAAGCAAGAGTTAAAGAAGTAAAAAAATACTTAAAGGAATACAAAGAAAATGCTGCAAATGCCACCGGTTCAAATGACAAGGTTCTATTGGCAATCTTGGCAATATTATTACCTCCGTTGTCCGTATACCTGCACGAAGGCACAACCAATAATACATTTTGGATCAGCGTTGTGTTAACCCTTTTATTCTGGATACCGGGTGTAATTTTCGCATTGATTACAGTATTATAA